A window of the Arenibacter algicola genome harbors these coding sequences:
- a CDS encoding NAD(P)H-dependent flavin oxidoreductase — MSKKAAFIKELALPVVAAPMFLISGPQLVIECCKNGIVGTFPALNQRSTEGFEDWLVEIKTELKKYEEETGKKAAPYGVNLIVHPTNPRLEADLKVCVKHKVPLIITSLGAVSQLVNAIHSYGGLVFHDIIKKRHAEKAAEAGADGLILVSAGAGGHAGTINPMSLVAEIKKFYDKTILLSGCISTGRDIASALQMGADLAYMGTRFINTKESKASEEYRQMIINAGASDVVYTAAISGVHANFLGASLKAAGITEEDLKKDRKIDFGKELNTEAKAWKTIWSAGQGVTTINNVESVSELVANLKSEFKSAIEDQIKVLEIYPKE, encoded by the coding sequence ATGAGCAAAAAAGCTGCTTTTATAAAAGAACTAGCGTTACCCGTGGTAGCAGCACCCATGTTTCTTATATCTGGCCCGCAATTGGTCATTGAATGCTGTAAAAATGGAATAGTCGGTACTTTTCCCGCTCTCAATCAGCGAAGTACGGAAGGTTTTGAGGATTGGTTGGTAGAAATTAAAACCGAATTAAAGAAATATGAAGAGGAAACTGGCAAGAAAGCCGCCCCCTATGGCGTGAATCTAATTGTACACCCTACAAATCCAAGATTGGAAGCGGATTTAAAAGTTTGTGTAAAACATAAAGTCCCTTTAATAATTACCTCGCTAGGAGCAGTGTCCCAGTTAGTCAACGCCATACATAGTTATGGCGGTCTGGTATTTCATGATATCATTAAAAAAAGACATGCCGAAAAAGCTGCCGAAGCTGGGGCAGACGGATTAATATTGGTTTCCGCTGGAGCTGGAGGCCATGCAGGCACCATAAACCCCATGTCCTTGGTTGCAGAAATAAAGAAATTTTACGACAAAACCATTTTACTATCTGGCTGTATCAGTACCGGAAGGGATATTGCCTCGGCCCTACAAATGGGAGCGGATTTGGCCTATATGGGCACTAGGTTTATAAACACCAAAGAAAGTAAGGCCTCGGAGGAATATAGACAAATGATCATAAACGCCGGGGCCAGTGATGTGGTCTATACTGCTGCAATATCAGGGGTACACGCCAACTTTTTGGGAGCCAGCTTAAAGGCTGCAGGAATTACGGAAGAAGATTTAAAAAAAGATAGAAAGATAGATTTTGGGAAAGAGCTGAATACCGAAGCCAAAGCCTGGAAAACAATTTGGTCTGCCGGACAGGGAGTCACCACTATTAACAACGTAGAATCCGTATCAGAACTGGTAGCCAATCTTAAATCCGAATTCAAATCGGCCATTGAAGACCAGATCAAGGTTTTGGAAATTTATCCAAAAGAATAA
- the gdhA gene encoding NADP-specific glutamate dehydrogenase, producing the protein MEDKINAFMEEVKGRNSHEPEFIQAVQEVAETVIPYISNHEIYNGKNILLRMVEPERLISFRVSWVDDDGEIHVNRGYRIQMNSAIGPYKGGLRFHPTVNASVLKFLAFEQVFKNSLTTLPMGGGKGGSDFDPKGKSDDEVMRFCHAFMTELCRHIGPNTDVPAGDIGVGAREIGFLFGMYKKIRNEFTGVLTGKGLSWGGSKIRPEATGYGTVYFAQSMLQSKKDDVKGKTVVISGSGNVAQYAAEKVIQLGGKVVTLSDSGGYIYDKEGIDEEKLAFVMEIKNKNRGRISDYLDKYTSAEFHKGKTPWEVPCAIALPCATQNELDGNDAKTLLKNGCICVAEGANMPSTPEAIHAFHEARILFAPGKASNAGGVATSGLEMSQNSLRISWTREEVDERLQKIMKDIHDSCIDYGMDEDGYCNYVKGANIAGFVKVADAMLAQGVI; encoded by the coding sequence ATGGAAGACAAGATAAATGCTTTTATGGAAGAGGTAAAAGGCCGTAATAGCCATGAGCCGGAATTCATACAAGCTGTGCAAGAAGTTGCAGAAACAGTTATTCCCTACATTAGTAATCATGAAATTTACAATGGCAAGAATATATTATTAAGAATGGTGGAGCCGGAAAGGTTAATTTCCTTTAGGGTTTCCTGGGTAGATGATGACGGTGAAATACATGTAAATAGAGGATATAGGATTCAAATGAATTCTGCCATTGGTCCTTATAAAGGGGGGCTTAGGTTTCATCCTACTGTAAATGCAAGTGTTCTAAAATTCCTGGCCTTTGAACAGGTTTTCAAAAATAGCCTAACCACCTTGCCTATGGGGGGTGGAAAAGGAGGGTCCGATTTTGATCCGAAAGGAAAATCGGATGATGAAGTAATGCGCTTTTGTCACGCCTTTATGACGGAACTTTGTAGGCACATTGGACCTAATACAGACGTTCCTGCTGGCGATATAGGTGTTGGTGCAAGGGAAATAGGGTTCCTGTTCGGGATGTATAAAAAAATCAGAAATGAGTTTACCGGGGTTTTGACCGGGAAGGGTCTTTCTTGGGGGGGGTCCAAAATACGACCTGAAGCAACAGGATATGGTACCGTTTATTTTGCCCAGAGTATGTTGCAATCCAAGAAGGATGATGTTAAAGGGAAGACCGTGGTTATTTCCGGCTCTGGAAACGTAGCCCAATATGCCGCTGAAAAAGTAATCCAATTGGGAGGTAAGGTAGTTACCCTTTCGGATTCTGGCGGTTATATTTACGACAAAGAGGGTATTGATGAGGAAAAACTGGCCTTCGTTATGGAAATCAAAAATAAAAATCGAGGAAGAATATCCGATTATCTGGATAAGTATACCTCTGCAGAATTCCATAAAGGAAAGACGCCTTGGGAAGTGCCATGCGCTATAGCCTTGCCGTGTGCAACCCAAAATGAGTTGGATGGGAATGATGCCAAGACTTTACTAAAGAATGGATGTATCTGTGTGGCCGAAGGAGCAAATATGCCATCGACCCCTGAAGCAATACATGCCTTTCATGAAGCTAGAATACTATTTGCTCCGGGAAAGGCATCCAATGCAGGTGGGGTGGCCACCTCAGGTTTGGAAATGTCGCAGAACTCATTGCGTATTAGTTGGACCCGTGAAGAGGTAGATGAACGTCTTCAAAAAATAATGAAGGATATTCATGATTCCTGCATAGATTATGGAATGGACGAAGATGGCTATTGCAACTATGTAAAAGGGGCAAATATTGCCGGGTTCGTAAAAGTTGCCGACGCCATGTTGGCGCAGGGAGTAATTTAA
- the recO gene encoding DNA repair protein RecO, with protein sequence MQVATKGIVLTSIKYGDTSLIVRIFTFSDGIKSYLLRGILASKKGKLKTAYFQPLLQLDLIASHKNKGTLERITEAKVSYHYQSLHTDIAKNALTFFLAEMLGNSIHEEEANEGLFNFIEAALQWLDAHDEFANFHLYFLLSLTKYFGFYPDTNNMAYMYFDLLEGEFIIAPSLNPIVEGENLKHFKKLLGINFDAIHTIKLNKKNRQELLKNLVLYFELHLQGFRKPKSLAVLNEVFS encoded by the coding sequence ATGCAGGTTGCTACCAAAGGAATTGTTTTAACATCTATTAAATATGGGGATACCAGTTTAATTGTCCGGATATTTACTTTTTCTGATGGAATAAAATCCTATCTATTGAGAGGGATTCTTGCTTCAAAAAAAGGGAAGTTGAAAACTGCTTACTTTCAGCCTTTGCTTCAACTGGATCTGATTGCGTCCCATAAGAACAAGGGAACCTTGGAAAGGATTACCGAAGCCAAGGTTAGTTATCATTATCAGTCCCTGCATACGGATATTGCCAAGAATGCCCTAACATTTTTTTTGGCAGAAATGTTGGGCAACAGTATTCATGAGGAAGAGGCCAATGAAGGTCTGTTCAACTTTATTGAAGCGGCCTTGCAGTGGTTGGACGCCCATGATGAATTTGCCAATTTTCACCTCTATTTTTTACTGTCTTTGACCAAGTATTTTGGTTTTTATCCGGACACCAATAATATGGCCTATATGTACTTTGACCTTTTGGAAGGAGAGTTTATAATAGCGCCATCATTAAACCCAATCGTGGAAGGGGAGAATTTAAAACACTTTAAAAAGCTTTTGGGCATAAATTTTGATGCAATACATACTATTAAACTTAACAAAAAGAACCGTCAGGAGCTCTTGAAAAATCTTGTCCTTTATTTTGAATTACATTTGCAGGGATTTAGAAAACCGAAGTCATTGGCCGTGTTAAATGAAGTTTTTAGCTGA
- a CDS encoding DMT family transporter, giving the protein MSRRTLAILAALGATTIYGINHTIAKGVMPTYVKPFGFIFLRLFGATLLFWGISFFGPKEKLERRDWGRLLVCAFFGMGINMLSFFKGLDLSTPINSAVLITITPILVVILSALFIKEKITLQRGIGVFLGLIGALALILFGAEIRQDATNIPLGNMLFIVNATSYGLYLILVKKLLEKYHPFTLMKWMFGIGFIITLPITYTEFKEIQWSNLPVEALGAIAFVIIGTTFLTYLFNVFALTQLKASTVGVFMYLQPLIGIIFAIVAGKDHLTLVKFLAIVLVLIGVYLVSKKVRPGP; this is encoded by the coding sequence GTGAGTAGACGAACCCTTGCTATCTTGGCCGCCTTGGGGGCGACCACCATTTATGGTATTAACCATACCATCGCCAAGGGGGTGATGCCTACCTATGTAAAGCCATTTGGATTTATTTTCCTGCGACTTTTCGGAGCAACCCTGTTATTCTGGGGAATTTCTTTTTTCGGTCCAAAAGAAAAACTGGAACGGAGGGACTGGGGCAGATTACTCGTTTGTGCCTTTTTTGGAATGGGCATTAATATGCTTTCTTTCTTTAAGGGATTGGACCTTTCCACCCCAATCAATAGTGCTGTACTCATTACCATTACTCCAATACTTGTTGTGATATTATCTGCACTATTTATCAAGGAAAAAATTACCCTTCAGCGGGGCATTGGTGTTTTCTTGGGCTTAATAGGAGCCTTGGCATTAATTTTATTTGGTGCTGAAATTAGACAGGATGCCACTAATATACCTTTGGGCAACATGCTTTTTATTGTTAATGCCACTTCCTACGGGCTGTACCTTATTCTAGTAAAGAAATTACTGGAAAAATACCACCCGTTCACCCTTATGAAATGGATGTTTGGAATCGGATTTATCATTACACTTCCCATAACATACACAGAATTTAAGGAGATACAATGGAGCAATCTTCCTGTGGAGGCACTTGGTGCCATTGCTTTCGTAATCATTGGAACTACCTTTTTGACCTATTTGTTCAATGTATTTGCACTTACACAACTAAAGGCCTCAACAGTTGGTGTTTTTATGTACCTGCAACCCTTGATAGGAATTATATTTGCAATTGTGGCCGGCAAGGACCATCTTACTTTGGTTAAGTTTTTGGCAATAGTCTTGGTATTGATCGGTGTATATCTTGTAAGCAAAAAAGTTAGACCAGGTCCTTAG
- a CDS encoding DinB family protein — MSTLENAFEVTLQNRKRLYKFLKETPKEVLLQIPKGFRNNIWWNIAHVVVTQQLLVYKFSGQPMRVNDALVEKFKKGTLPDGTATEEEINEVSDLLLATVEWMQEDYGKGLFKGYTEYTTSANVTLSSVDDAIIFNVYHEGLHLGAILSLMKLVS; from the coding sequence ATGTCAACTTTGGAAAACGCATTTGAAGTAACACTTCAAAACAGAAAAAGGCTATATAAATTTTTAAAGGAGACTCCAAAGGAGGTTCTTCTTCAAATTCCCAAAGGCTTCCGCAACAATATTTGGTGGAATATTGCCCATGTGGTGGTTACCCAACAACTATTGGTCTATAAATTCAGTGGACAACCCATGAGGGTGAATGATGCCTTGGTGGAAAAATTTAAGAAGGGCACTTTGCCGGATGGTACTGCTACAGAGGAGGAGATTAATGAAGTTTCAGATTTGTTATTGGCCACTGTTGAATGGATGCAAGAAGACTATGGGAAAGGACTATTTAAGGGTTATACGGAATATACCACCAGTGCCAATGTTACCTTAAGCTCAGTGGATGATGCCATTATTTTCAATGTGTATCACGAAGGACTTCATCTTGGGGCTATTTTATCCTTGATGAAGCTTGTATCTTAA
- a CDS encoding arsenate reductase family protein, translated as MKKIFHLSTCDTCQRILKELEPPSNFILQDIKNETITQDQLESMAQLSGSYESLFSKRARLYKERNLKEQKLSEEDYKNLILEHYTFIKRPVVIIDNDIFVGNSKAVVAAAKAKINS; from the coding sequence ATGAAAAAGATATTTCACCTGAGTACTTGTGATACCTGCCAAAGGATTTTAAAAGAGTTGGAACCACCCAGCAATTTTATACTTCAAGATATAAAAAACGAGACTATTACACAGGACCAACTGGAAAGCATGGCCCAATTGTCAGGGAGCTACGAAAGCTTGTTCAGTAAGCGGGCGCGACTTTATAAGGAGCGAAATTTAAAAGAACAAAAATTATCCGAAGAAGACTATAAAAACCTTATCCTTGAGCACTATACCTTTATAAAACGCCCGGTTGTCATTATTGACAACGATATTTTTGTGGGAAATAGCAAGGCTGTTGTGGCTGCAGCCAAAGCAAAAATTAATTCGTGA
- a CDS encoding DUF3298 and DUF4163 domain-containing protein, translating into MKIRFACLLLVLFLWNCEKDDRLTFEPVDFITENCNSCPKVTIHIPRALDDKPISNIINSSVQEEVISLLIYDDEIEATNIEEAIQSFKNGYLELKKMYPDEPVGWEADIEGKVTYEDKNILTIQVNSYSFTGGAHGFSSTRFLNFDKVKGLEMETMELFKDPLEFQSFAEAKFRKQEKIPDTGSINATGFMFEDDMFYLPENIGFTQEGLQLFYEQYEIASYADGPIILTLKYQEIEPYIKFKKEL; encoded by the coding sequence ATGAAGATTAGATTCGCCTGTTTATTGCTCGTTTTATTTTTATGGAATTGTGAAAAGGATGATCGGCTCACTTTTGAACCCGTCGATTTTATAACTGAAAATTGTAACAGTTGTCCAAAGGTAACCATCCACATTCCGAGAGCTCTGGACGACAAGCCTATAAGCAACATTATAAACAGTTCGGTACAAGAAGAGGTAATATCCTTGCTTATTTATGATGATGAAATAGAAGCTACCAATATAGAGGAGGCTATCCAATCCTTTAAGAACGGATATTTGGAATTAAAAAAAATGTATCCCGATGAGCCGGTTGGCTGGGAAGCCGATATTGAAGGCAAAGTAACCTATGAGGATAAAAATATCCTGACCATTCAGGTCAATTCCTATTCCTTTACCGGTGGGGCACACGGTTTTTCCTCCACCCGATTTTTAAATTTTGATAAAGTAAAAGGCCTGGAAATGGAAACCATGGAATTATTTAAGGATCCCTTGGAATTTCAAAGTTTTGCCGAGGCCAAATTTAGGAAACAAGAAAAAATTCCAGATACAGGCTCAATAAACGCCACTGGGTTTATGTTTGAGGACGACATGTTTTACCTTCCGGAAAATATTGGGTTTACCCAAGAAGGCCTACAGTTGTTCTACGAACAATATGAAATTGCCTCCTATGCGGACGGCCCAATTATTTTAACCCTGAAATACCAAGAAATTGAGCCGTACATAAAATTTAAAAAGGAATTATAA
- a CDS encoding cystathionine gamma-synthase encodes MGKRQLKFNSRTIHGGQAPDEAYGAVMPPIYQTSTYAQSTPGGHKGYEYSRSANPTRTALENSLASIENGNYGLAFGSGLAAIDAVIKLLSPGDEVISTSDLYGGSYRIFKKIFEKFGIVFHFVGMQDTEEIAKHISAKTKLIWVETPTNPMMNIIDIMSVSLLARKHKILLAVDNTFATPYLQLPLDLGADIVMHSATKYLGGHSDVVLGALVVKDKELAEQLYFIQNASGAVCGPMDSFLVLRGIKTLHVRMQRHCENGRAVAEYLANHPKIEKVFWPGFIDHPNHEVAKSQMKDFGGMISFVPKGGNFQDAIKIVEKLELFTLAESLGGVESLAGHPASMTHASIPKEEREKSGVVDALIRLSVGIEDKEDLIEDLRQAIE; translated from the coding sequence ATGGGTAAAAGACAATTAAAATTCAATAGCAGGACAATTCATGGAGGTCAGGCTCCCGATGAGGCCTATGGTGCTGTTATGCCCCCCATCTATCAGACATCTACCTACGCCCAAAGTACACCTGGCGGCCATAAGGGATACGAATACTCCAGAAGTGCCAATCCAACTAGGACGGCACTGGAGAATTCCTTGGCCAGTATTGAAAACGGGAATTATGGTTTGGCTTTCGGCAGTGGATTGGCGGCTATTGATGCGGTTATTAAATTATTGAGCCCTGGGGATGAGGTTATTTCCACCAGTGACCTTTATGGGGGCAGCTATAGGATTTTTAAAAAAATATTTGAAAAGTTTGGCATCGTTTTCCATTTTGTTGGGATGCAGGATACGGAGGAGATAGCCAAACACATTAGTGCTAAAACCAAGCTTATTTGGGTGGAGACCCCCACTAATCCAATGATGAATATTATTGATATTATGTCGGTTTCCCTATTGGCAAGAAAACATAAAATTCTACTGGCGGTCGACAATACTTTTGCGACGCCTTATCTGCAACTGCCCTTGGATCTGGGGGCCGACATTGTAATGCACTCGGCAACAAAATATCTTGGGGGACATAGCGACGTTGTCCTGGGAGCTCTGGTGGTCAAAGACAAGGAACTTGCGGAACAATTGTATTTTATTCAGAATGCAAGCGGTGCGGTGTGCGGGCCAATGGACAGCTTTTTGGTACTTAGGGGAATAAAAACCTTGCACGTAAGGATGCAGCGACATTGCGAAAACGGAAGAGCGGTGGCGGAGTATTTAGCAAATCATCCAAAAATTGAAAAAGTCTTTTGGCCTGGGTTTATTGATCACCCCAATCATGAAGTGGCAAAAAGCCAAATGAAGGATTTTGGGGGAATGATATCCTTTGTTCCAAAAGGGGGCAATTTTCAAGATGCCATTAAAATTGTTGAAAAACTAGAGCTGTTTACCCTTGCGGAATCCTTGGGCGGGGTGGAAAGTTTGGCCGGGCATCCGGCCAGCATGACCCATGCCAGCATTCCGAAGGAGGAAAGGGAAAAAAGTGGAGTGGTAGATGCTTTAATTAGACTTAGTGTGGGTATAGAGGATAAGGAAGATTTAATTGAGGATTTGCGTCAGGCTATAGAATAA
- a CDS encoding acyl-CoA thioesterase has protein sequence MYLKEFEIRWSDVDANRHMANSAYLNFMSHTRMSFLLEIGFNQKTMSQNNIGPVVFHEHVYYFKEAFLGKPVKVSLELVGLSEDGMFFEFHHNFYDGHGKNFAHCQIMGAWIDLKTRTLTGLGHEFLGAFNKVPKGDGFKVLTKEDTRKFSVRPKDLV, from the coding sequence ATGTATTTAAAAGAATTCGAAATTCGATGGAGCGATGTAGATGCCAATCGCCATATGGCCAATTCGGCCTATTTAAATTTTATGAGCCATACAAGGATGTCTTTCTTGTTGGAAATAGGCTTTAACCAAAAGACAATGTCGCAGAACAATATTGGTCCCGTGGTTTTCCATGAGCATGTCTATTATTTTAAGGAAGCATTTTTAGGAAAGCCGGTAAAGGTTTCCTTGGAGTTGGTGGGACTTAGTGAGGACGGTATGTTCTTTGAATTTCATCATAATTTTTACGATGGCCATGGAAAGAACTTTGCCCATTGTCAGATTATGGGCGCTTGGATAGATTTAAAAACAAGAACCCTTACCGGTTTGGGTCATGAGTTTCTTGGGGCTTTTAACAAGGTGCCAAAGGGAGACGGATTTAAAGTACTTACCAAAGAGGATACCCGTAAGTTTTCGGTGCGTCCTAAGGACCTGGTCTAA